CAATTGGCGCCAGCAACTGACAAGAAATAATCTGTCAGAAAGTTAAAAAAAGGAGAAAATATCATGCCAAAACAAAAAACACACCGCGCATCAGCTAAACGTTTCAAACGTACAGGTTCTGGTGGACTTAAACGTTTCCGTGCTTACACTTCTCACCGTTTCCACGGAAAAACTAAGAAACAACGTCGTCATCTTCGTAAAGCATCTATGGTGCATTCAGGAGATTTCAAACGTATCAAAGCAATGCTTACTCGCTTGAAATAATCGCGTATTCGTAAGTAAAGAATTCTAGGAAATATTGGAGGAAATATAAATGGCACGTGTTAAAGGTGGCGTTGTATCACGCAAACGTCGTAAACGTATTCTTAAATTAGCTAAAGGTTACTATGGAGCTAAACATATCTTGTTCCGTACTGCAAAAGAACAAGTAATGAACTCTTACTACTATGCATACCGTGACCGTCGTCAAAAGAAACGTGACTTCCGTAAATTGTGGATCACACGTATCAATGCGGCAGCTCGTATGAACGGACTTTCATACTCACAATTGATGCATGGTTTGAAATTGGCTGAGATCGAAGTAAACCGTAAAATGCTTGCTGACTTGGCTGTTAACGATGCAGCAGCTTTCACAGCTCTTGCAGATGCAGCTAAAGCAAAACTTGGTAAATAATGTTTACAAGGCTGAGGAGTTTTCCTCAGCCTTTTTTTCTTGCTGATTTCATGCTATAATGAAAATAATCGTAACCGATATGAGGAGAGATGGAGGATATAAAGGTGACACACAATCGACTAGCATGGGATGAATATTTTGCAGCACAGGCCTTACTGATTTCGAATCGGGCGACATGTAATCGGGCAAAAGTAGGTGCTGTATTGGTTAAGGATAATAAGGTCATTGCAACAGGTTATAATGGATCCGTTTCTGGTACAGATCATTGCTTGGAGGATGGCTGCCTCATGGTCGAGGGACATTGTGTCCGGACGATTCATGCGGAAGTCAATGCGATTTTGCAAGGAGCTGAACGTGGAATTCCCAAAGGCTTTACAGCTTATGTGACGCATTTTCCTTGTCTCAATTGTACCAAGCAGTTGCTTCAAGTCGGTTGCAAGCGGGTAGTATACATTCATCAATACCGCATCGATGAATATGCCGAATACCTCTACCGTGAAAAAGAAGTAGAACTGGTCAATTTACCAATTGAAGAAGTGAAAAGAGCTATTGCAGAGGCTGATTTTATTTAGGGAAGATTTCCAGCCTATTTCATGATATGTTAGCAATCTAATTGGAAACCTGTCCAAATTAATGTTTAAGAGATAGCATTGAATAGATGGCTATCATGAAAAGAATAATGGAATCAAGTAAAATGGTGTTAACGGAAAAACATAAAAATATAAGAAAGTTAGGAGAAAGTGATGACAAACCAAGAGAAACATCTTGAGGAAAATAAAGAACATAGTAAGATCAGTGAAGATTATCCCAATTTTGTATCTGTTCAGAATTCTCCAAAAGAAAATAGCTTACATTCTATTCTTCTTTCAGCGACATTTTACTTATCCATTATCTATCTTGTAATGTTTGTCTTTTACTTTGCACCTTGGGGTGATGGTTGGGGATTTGTCGTTTTGATTTTCCTTGGTCCAAACTTATTAAGTCTTGCGATTGGAGCCTCTCTAATTCGACTAGGGATGAAGAAGGGGAATAAAAGCCTTCTCTATGCGAGTATTGGACTCTATCTGCTGTCTATCATCTTGGCTTTTGATCCGGACTGGGAAATATTTCGAATTGCTCCCTTATGTTTAGGTATTTTGGATTTAATCGGAACACTCCTGGTTAAAGAAGTGAAAAGCTCTTAATTAAAAAATGGATATGGTCAACTCTACTCAATAAAAAATATTCGGGTCGATTAAAGCCCTAGTTAAATCAGTTCTTCCGCTCTATTTTTAAGCGCTATTATTTGAAAGAATAACTAAAAATGTTTGGAGAAAGTTATGACAGATCAACAAAAAAATCCTGAAGTAGATAAAGAAAATGAAGCATATGCTTCAGATGAAAGTCTTTTTCCAAACAATGAAATGAAGCCAGAGAAGAGAATTGGAAATTCTGTAATCCTTTCTATTGCTTTGTTCTTGGCCATTGTTTATATAGTTTTACTTTTATTAGGTCTCTTTTCAATGGGAGCGTGGGCTGGTGGCTTTTTGTACTTTTTGGGAATCCATATGATTAGCTTTGTGATAGCAACCATCCTGCTTTGGAATGGAATAGTGAATGCCAATAAAGCAACTCTTTATATGGCAGTAGCTATTTATGTTTTTTCATTTATTGCTGCGGGTGATCCGGATTGGGTGATTAATCATATACCACCGTTTGTGGTAGGAGTGCTGGTATTGATTGGAACTGTATTGTTAAAAAATGGAGACTGATGATAGGAGGTAGGGTGATAAATCCTATCTTTTTTATTTATTTAGTACTTATAACGCACTAAGAAAACGGTTACAAATTGTGTTATAATTTAAATAAATGAATAGTTTAATACTTTATTTAGAAAGTAGAGGAGAATCTATGTCTAGAAAAAAATGGTATGGTATACTGCTAATTCTTGAAGCAATTCTTTATCTTGTTTCTTATGGTAGTAGTCTAGTAGAGAGCTATAATGCCCAAAATTTAAATGGAGATATACCACTGATCACTACCTCTAGTATTTTTTCTATATGGAATGGAATGATTATTTGCTGGGTAATTTGGAGAATCATGAAGCAACGTTTAAATGTTGAAGGATTGATAGCTGTTCTTCTCCTCTCGATTATCCAACTACTTATGTTTGTTTTACCCTCTTTTTCCCCAACAAATCTGA
Above is a window of Streptococcus sp. LPB0220 DNA encoding:
- a CDS encoding deoxycytidylate deaminase, with the protein product MTHNRLAWDEYFAAQALLISNRATCNRAKVGAVLVKDNKVIATGYNGSVSGTDHCLEDGCLMVEGHCVRTIHAEVNAILQGAERGIPKGFTAYVTHFPCLNCTKQLLQVGCKRVVYIHQYRIDEYAEYLYREKEVELVNLPIEEVKRAIAEADFI
- the rpmI gene encoding 50S ribosomal protein L35, giving the protein MPKQKTHRASAKRFKRTGSGGLKRFRAYTSHRFHGKTKKQRRHLRKASMVHSGDFKRIKAMLTRLK
- the rplT gene encoding 50S ribosomal protein L20 — its product is MARVKGGVVSRKRRKRILKLAKGYYGAKHILFRTAKEQVMNSYYYAYRDRRQKKRDFRKLWITRINAAARMNGLSYSQLMHGLKLAEIEVNRKMLADLAVNDAAAFTALADAAKAKLGK